The Muntiacus reevesi chromosome 7, mMunRee1.1, whole genome shotgun sequence genome includes a region encoding these proteins:
- the GPHB5 gene encoding glycoprotein hormone beta-5 produces the protein MRLVCLILGPTALLLLAGCGCVVSTSSGDLRTFVGCAVREFTFLAKKPGCRGLRITTDACWGRCETWEKPILEPPYIEAHHRVCTYNETKQVTVKLPNCAPGVDPFYTYPVAVRCDCGACSTATTECETI, from the exons ATGAGGCTGGTGTGCCTTATCCTTGGCCCCACGGCCCTCCTGCTGCTGGCTGGCTGTGGCTGTGTCGTCAGCACCTCCAGCGGGGACCTGCGCACATTTGTGGGCTGTGCAGTAAGGGAGTTTACTTTCCTGGCCAAGAAGCCGGGCTGCAGGGGCCTTCGGATCACCACGGATGCCTGCTGGGGCCGCTGTGAAACCTGGGAG AAGCCCATTTTGGAACCCCCCTACATCGAAGCCCATCATCGAGTCTGTACCTACAATGAGACCAAACAGGTGACGGTCAAGCTGCCCAACTGTGCCCCTGGAGTCGACCCCTTCTACACCTACCCTGTGGCGGTCCGCTGCGACTGCGGGGCCTGCTCCACTGCTACCACGGAGTGTGAGACCATCTGA